One Nitrospina watsonii DNA segment encodes these proteins:
- a CDS encoding TrkH family potassium uptake protein, with translation MNLQAIFNVVGVLLILLGAILIVPLLVSLYYMEPGIAGGMAPHSAFLLAAIFSILIGFILWKQLPSGIEKLREREGFAIVGVSWISLTLVSCLPFYLTGACATFVDAFFETMSGFTTTGASVLTNIDALPHGILFWRNLMQWMGGMGIIMLSLAIFPALGIGSFQLFKAEIPGGTTVERMQPRLAETAKLLWTTYLVLTGVEIALLVAGGMGWFDAVCHTFSTVATGGFSPHQDSVGHFDNLYFEMVIITFMFLGGINFALHYHMVHRNWDVVTTNPELRFYTLVVVLSVGAATLGLWHQTPDAGMGDALRRAAFNVVSVNTTTGYATDDFTQWPDYLQVLLVGIMMMGGCAGSTSGSFKAIRVLIILKVIYRELQKLVHPRAVISIKVGQKALDAEQVTNVLSLWGLFFGLSGLGYISLALMGVDMASSLTGTIACLFNIGPGLGQVGPAGGYADIPATAKWILSLMMLMGRLEIYGILLLFMPITWRK, from the coding sequence ATGAACCTTCAGGCTATTTTCAACGTCGTCGGGGTGCTGCTCATTCTGCTGGGCGCGATCCTGATCGTGCCGCTGCTGGTCTCCCTGTATTACATGGAACCCGGTATCGCAGGCGGCATGGCGCCGCACTCCGCGTTCCTGCTGGCCGCCATCTTTTCCATCCTCATCGGCTTCATCCTGTGGAAACAGTTGCCGTCCGGCATTGAGAAGCTGCGCGAGCGCGAGGGCTTCGCCATCGTCGGCGTCTCCTGGATTTCCCTGACGCTGGTGTCCTGCCTGCCCTTTTACCTGACCGGCGCCTGCGCCACGTTCGTCGATGCGTTTTTCGAAACCATGAGCGGCTTCACCACCACCGGCGCCTCGGTGCTGACCAACATCGACGCCCTGCCGCATGGCATCCTGTTCTGGCGCAACCTGATGCAGTGGATGGGCGGCATGGGCATCATCATGTTGTCGCTGGCCATTTTCCCGGCGCTCGGCATCGGCAGTTTCCAACTGTTCAAGGCGGAAATTCCCGGCGGCACCACCGTCGAGCGCATGCAACCGCGCCTGGCGGAAACGGCGAAGCTGTTGTGGACCACCTACCTCGTGCTGACCGGCGTCGAGATCGCCCTGCTGGTCGCAGGCGGCATGGGCTGGTTCGATGCCGTCTGCCACACGTTTTCGACGGTGGCCACCGGCGGTTTCTCGCCGCATCAGGACAGCGTCGGGCATTTCGACAACCTGTATTTCGAGATGGTCATCATCACCTTCATGTTTCTGGGCGGCATCAACTTCGCCCTGCACTACCACATGGTGCACCGCAACTGGGACGTGGTGACCACCAATCCGGAACTGCGTTTTTATACCCTCGTCGTCGTGCTGAGCGTGGGCGCCGCCACGCTGGGCCTGTGGCACCAGACCCCCGACGCCGGCATGGGCGACGCCCTGCGCCGCGCCGCCTTCAACGTCGTCTCCGTCAACACCACCACCGGTTACGCCACCGACGACTTCACCCAGTGGCCGGATTACCTGCAGGTGCTGCTGGTGGGAATCATGATGATGGGCGGCTGCGCCGGGTCCACCAGCGGCTCGTTCAAAGCCATCCGCGTGCTCATCATCCTCAAAGTCATTTACCGGGAATTGCAGAAACTCGTGCACCCGCGCGCGGTGATCAGCATCAAGGTCGGGCAGAAGGCCCTCGATGCCGAACAGGTCACCAACGTGCTTTCCTTGTGGGGCCTGTTTTTCGGGCTGTCGGGACTGGGCTACATTTCGCTGGCGTTGATGGGCGTGGACATGGCGTCCAGCCTGACCGGCACCATCGCCTGCCTGTTCAACATCGGTCCCGGTCTCGGGCAGGTGGGACCGGCGGGCGGCTACGCCGACATCCCGGCCACCGCAAAATGGATCCTCAGCCTGATGATGCTCATGGGCCGTCTGGAAATTTACGGAATCCTGCTGCTTTTCATGCCCATCACCTGGCGCAAATAA
- a CDS encoding sodium ion-translocating decarboxylase subunit beta, with translation MDFTFEDAISRVLNSTGFSVISGGQMVMIGVACVLLYLAIWKKFEPLLLLPIGFGCLLANLPLSNLANTNDGGLFNIFYSGVKHEVLPPLIFLGVGALTDFGPLLAYPATLLLGAAAQVGVYTTLIGAVALGFNLQEASAIGIIGGADGPTSIFLAAKLAPHLLGPIAVAAYSYMSLVPLIQPPIMRALTTEKERKVRMAQLKPISQTVKILFPIASTIVCILMLPGVAPLLGMFMLGNLFRESGVTGRLHDTAQTHLINFVTILLALAVGSSMTAESFLTLDTIKIIVLGLLAFCFATAGGVLFGKLMYILSGGKVNPLIGSAGVSAVPMAARVSQKVGQDEDKSNFLLMHAMGPNVAGVIGSAVAAGVFLSLFGDIGPATEGASHAAIQTIELFASNTTGAGN, from the coding sequence ATGGACTTTACATTCGAAGACGCTATCAGCCGGGTTCTGAATTCCACTGGATTTTCCGTTATCAGCGGTGGTCAGATGGTAATGATTGGGGTCGCCTGCGTGCTGCTCTACCTGGCCATCTGGAAAAAGTTCGAGCCACTGCTGCTGTTGCCAATCGGGTTTGGCTGCCTTTTGGCCAACCTGCCGCTCAGCAACCTGGCCAACACCAACGACGGCGGTCTGTTCAACATTTTCTATTCCGGCGTCAAACACGAAGTTCTGCCGCCCTTGATCTTTCTCGGCGTCGGCGCGTTGACGGATTTCGGTCCACTGCTGGCCTATCCGGCGACCCTGCTGTTGGGTGCGGCGGCGCAGGTAGGGGTGTACACCACCCTGATCGGCGCGGTCGCTCTCGGATTCAACCTGCAGGAAGCCAGCGCCATCGGCATCATCGGCGGTGCGGACGGTCCCACGTCCATCTTCCTCGCCGCCAAACTGGCCCCGCATTTATTGGGACCGATCGCCGTTGCCGCCTATTCCTACATGTCGCTGGTGCCGCTCATTCAACCGCCCATCATGCGCGCATTGACCACGGAAAAGGAGCGCAAGGTGCGCATGGCGCAGTTGAAACCGATTTCGCAGACGGTGAAGATCCTCTTCCCCATCGCGTCCACCATCGTCTGCATCCTGATGCTGCCCGGTGTGGCGCCGCTGCTGGGCATGTTCATGCTGGGCAACCTGTTCCGCGAATCCGGCGTCACCGGACGCCTGCATGACACCGCGCAGACGCACCTCATCAACTTCGTCACCATCCTGCTGGCGCTGGCGGTGGGGTCGTCCATGACGGCGGAATCGTTCCTGACCCTGGACACCATCAAGATCATCGTCCTCGGCCTGCTGGCATTTTGCTTTGCCACGGCAGGGGGCGTGCTGTTCGGCAAACTCATGTACATCCTGTCGGGCGGCAAGGTGAATCCGTTGATCGGTTCGGCGGGAGTGTCTGCCGTGCCGATGGCGGCACGCGTGTCGCAAAAGGTGGGGCAGGATGAGGACAAGTCGAATTTCCTGCTCATGCACGCCATGGGCCCCAACGTGGCCGGGGTGATCGGCAGTGCCGTCGCCGCAGGCGTGTTTTTATCGCTGTTCGGCGACATCGGTCCTGCCACCGAAGGCGCCTCGCACGCTGCCATCCAGACGATCGAACTGTTCGCTTCCAACACAACAGGAGCCGGCAACTGA
- the oadA gene encoding sodium-extruding oxaloacetate decarboxylase subunit alpha codes for MNTNTNPLKVTEVVLRDAHQSLLATRMKTVDMLPIAEKLDSVGFFSLEMWGGATFDSCIRFLNEDPWERVRVLKKKMPKTPFQMLLRGQNCVGYRHYADDIVERFVKASADVGIDIFRIFDALNDLRNIEVAVKTAKKAGGTVEGCISYTVSPVHNLDLYRKMARRLEDMGSDVLCIKDMAGLLTPQALTPLISELKKETKLPIHLHTHATTGLAGMNMQAAIHAGVDMVDTAISSLSMGTSHYATECIVAALQGTPRDTGLDLPLLEEISDYFKEVRKHYAQFESNFHGVDIKILQSQIPGGMISNMENQLREQNALDKLDEVLKEVPRVRKDLGYPPLVTPTSQIVGSQATLNVLTGERYKIITKETRECVLGKYGQLPGPLDPELVEKVAKDEKLIDCRPADLLDPEWEKISAEVGDKAKSDEDRLTYAMFPKVALKFFETRGKPQPEPAPQPASDNGKKGAAPAPAASAPAAPAAVSGPAVYEVRVNGKPYTVEIGPAQAGGQASAAPAPAAAAPAPAASAPAAPANGSQAITSPLPGSVFAMKCKVGDAVSEGDTVMVLESMKMETEVHSPFTGTVNSILVQEGSNVQTGDELILIS; via the coding sequence ATGAATACCAACACCAATCCTCTTAAAGTCACAGAGGTCGTCCTGCGGGACGCACACCAATCCCTGCTGGCCACGCGCATGAAAACCGTGGACATGCTGCCCATCGCCGAAAAGCTGGATTCCGTGGGCTTTTTCTCGCTGGAAATGTGGGGCGGCGCCACCTTTGACAGTTGCATCCGGTTTCTCAATGAAGACCCCTGGGAACGCGTCCGCGTGCTCAAAAAGAAAATGCCGAAAACTCCGTTTCAGATGCTCCTGCGCGGCCAGAACTGCGTCGGCTACCGGCATTACGCCGACGACATCGTCGAGCGTTTCGTCAAAGCCTCTGCGGACGTTGGCATCGACATTTTTCGAATTTTTGACGCCCTCAACGATCTGCGCAATATCGAAGTGGCCGTCAAGACTGCGAAAAAGGCCGGTGGCACGGTGGAAGGCTGCATCAGTTACACGGTGAGCCCGGTGCACAACCTCGACCTGTACCGGAAAATGGCCCGGCGTCTGGAAGACATGGGCAGCGACGTCCTGTGCATCAAGGACATGGCAGGACTGCTGACGCCGCAGGCGTTGACGCCTCTCATTTCCGAGTTGAAAAAGGAAACCAAGCTGCCCATTCATCTGCACACCCACGCCACCACCGGGCTGGCCGGCATGAATATGCAGGCGGCCATCCATGCGGGCGTGGACATGGTGGATACGGCGATTTCCAGCCTGTCGATGGGCACCTCGCATTACGCCACCGAGTGCATCGTCGCCGCCTTGCAGGGCACGCCGCGCGATACCGGGCTGGACCTGCCGCTGCTGGAAGAAATCTCCGATTACTTCAAGGAAGTGCGCAAGCACTACGCCCAGTTCGAGAGCAATTTCCACGGCGTGGACATCAAGATTCTGCAAAGCCAGATTCCCGGCGGCATGATCTCCAATATGGAAAATCAGCTCCGCGAACAGAACGCGCTCGACAAACTGGACGAGGTTTTGAAAGAAGTGCCGCGTGTGCGCAAGGATCTCGGCTACCCCCCGCTGGTCACGCCGACCAGTCAGATCGTGGGGTCGCAGGCCACGTTGAACGTGCTCACCGGCGAGCGCTACAAGATCATCACCAAGGAAACCCGCGAATGCGTGCTCGGCAAATACGGCCAGCTGCCGGGACCGCTGGACCCCGAGCTCGTGGAAAAAGTCGCCAAGGATGAAAAGCTGATCGACTGCCGCCCGGCGGATCTGTTGGACCCGGAATGGGAAAAGATCTCGGCGGAAGTCGGCGACAAGGCGAAGTCGGACGAAGACCGGCTGACCTACGCCATGTTCCCGAAGGTGGCGTTGAAATTTTTTGAAACACGCGGCAAACCGCAACCCGAACCGGCGCCGCAACCGGCATCCGACAACGGCAAAAAAGGAGCCGCGCCTGCTCCCGCAGCTTCGGCTCCGGCAGCCCCGGCCGCCGTTTCCGGGCCGGCGGTGTACGAAGTCCGGGTCAACGGCAAACCATACACCGTGGAAATCGGACCGGCTCAGGCTGGCGGTCAGGCTTCCGCAGCTCCCGCTCCGGCGGCAGCGGCGCCTGCACCCGCAGCTTCGGCTCCGGCGGCTCCGGCCAACGGTTCACAAGCCATCACCTCCCCGCTTCCGGGATCGGTGTTCGCCATGAAATGCAAGGTCGGCGATGCGGTCAGCGAAGGCGATACGGTGATGGTCCTGGAGTCCATGAAAATGGAAACCGAGGTTCACTCTCCATTCACCGGAACCGTCAACAGCATTCTGGTCCAGGAAGGGTCCAACGTGCAAACCGGTGACGAACTCATTCTGATTTCATAA
- a CDS encoding M28 family peptidase: MRTPGTACLERHLNALVGERNPYTSPDALEAAGAYVESQLAALGLSVWREPVPFDGRTYFNVFGELPGAEPERGLLIVGAHFDSVEGTPGADDNASAVAALLEIARCLQGVALPLTVRFAGFTLEEYAFVGSEHLCRRLTREGTPIAGMISLEMLGFLNRAPGSQTYPPYVDATQYPDTGDFIAVVGNEVSQAMTVSLAGAMQRAVPELGVELLVVPGRGDDFRDVQLSDHAPFWQQGHKAVMITDTAFFRNPHYHQPTDTLDTLDLEFIRDVTNGVAAYLRSPQL; the protein is encoded by the coding sequence ATGCGCACCCCCGGCACCGCCTGCCTCGAACGCCACCTGAACGCCCTCGTCGGCGAACGCAATCCCTATACCTCGCCCGATGCCCTGGAGGCCGCCGGAGCCTATGTGGAATCGCAGCTGGCGGCGCTCGGCCTGAGCGTCTGGCGGGAGCCGGTGCCCTTCGACGGGCGCACGTATTTCAACGTGTTCGGCGAGTTGCCGGGGGCGGAGCCGGAGCGCGGCCTGTTGATCGTCGGAGCCCATTTCGACTCGGTCGAGGGCACGCCGGGGGCGGACGACAACGCCAGCGCCGTGGCGGCGCTCCTGGAGATCGCCCGCTGCCTGCAAGGCGTGGCGCTGCCGCTTACGGTGCGCTTCGCCGGGTTCACGCTGGAGGAGTATGCCTTCGTCGGCAGCGAACACCTGTGCCGTCGCCTCACCCGGGAAGGCACACCCATCGCCGGCATGATTTCGCTGGAAATGCTGGGCTTTCTAAACCGCGCGCCGGGATCGCAAACCTACCCGCCGTATGTCGATGCCACGCAATACCCGGATACGGGCGACTTCATCGCCGTCGTCGGCAACGAAGTCTCGCAGGCGATGACCGTATCGTTGGCGGGCGCGATGCAGCGGGCGGTGCCGGAGCTGGGCGTGGAGTTGCTGGTGGTGCCGGGCCGCGGCGACGATTTCCGCGACGTGCAGTTGAGCGACCACGCGCCGTTCTGGCAGCAGGGGCACAAGGCGGTGATGATCACCGACACCGCATTCTTCCGCAACCCGCATTACCACCAGCCGACCGACACGCTCGACACCCTCGACCTCGAGTTCATCCGCGACGTTACAAACGGCGTGGCGGCGTACCTGAGGTCTCCCCAATTATAA
- the hflK gene encoding FtsH protease activity modulator HflK: MSWDDLHDQGPQQDRPRQRPGGGGEGPGGPGPQMQMPQFKMPPLKPSTILTAVLVLLALWILPSVFYFVEQDEEGVVTRFGRYERTTLPGPHFKFPSPIEHVYTPKVRQVRRTEIGFRLNQAGQVRDFPPESLMVTGDQNIIDIDLVVQYNISDSKNFLFVVRDQGKVVRDVAETVIRGIIGNKKIDEALTIGKAEIQIMVKEQMQLLLDGYEAGIHIINVQLQDVSPPKQVESAFKDVVSAREDKERMINEAQGYRNAVIPEARGQAAQMVRNAEGYREQTVKKSRGDAARFLSQYTAYKKAPEITRRRIYLETMEEIYPKMNKFVLGGKQGGVLPILPLGKNLQEAISGRQ; this comes from the coding sequence ATGTCATGGGATGACCTTCACGATCAGGGGCCGCAGCAGGACCGTCCCCGTCAACGGCCCGGCGGCGGAGGCGAAGGCCCCGGCGGTCCGGGACCGCAAATGCAGATGCCGCAGTTCAAAATGCCGCCGCTCAAGCCCAGCACCATTCTGACCGCCGTCCTGGTATTGCTGGCGTTGTGGATTCTGCCCAGCGTGTTCTATTTCGTGGAACAGGATGAAGAAGGCGTGGTCACCCGGTTTGGGCGTTACGAGCGCACCACCCTGCCCGGCCCGCATTTCAAATTCCCGTCGCCCATCGAACATGTTTACACCCCGAAGGTCCGGCAGGTGCGCCGCACCGAAATCGGTTTCCGTCTCAACCAGGCAGGACAGGTGCGGGACTTCCCGCCCGAATCGCTGATGGTGACCGGAGACCAGAACATCATCGATATCGACCTGGTCGTGCAGTACAACATTTCCGATTCCAAGAACTTTCTGTTCGTGGTGCGCGATCAGGGCAAGGTCGTGCGCGACGTGGCGGAGACCGTCATCCGCGGCATCATCGGCAACAAGAAGATCGACGAAGCCCTGACCATCGGTAAGGCTGAGATTCAGATCATGGTTAAAGAACAGATGCAGCTGTTGCTGGACGGGTACGAGGCCGGCATTCACATCATCAACGTGCAGTTGCAGGACGTCAGCCCGCCCAAGCAGGTGGAAAGCGCATTCAAGGACGTGGTCAGCGCCCGTGAAGACAAGGAACGCATGATCAATGAAGCCCAGGGGTACCGCAACGCGGTGATCCCGGAAGCGCGCGGACAGGCGGCACAGATGGTGCGCAACGCCGAGGGCTACCGCGAACAGACCGTCAAGAAATCGCGTGGTGACGCCGCCCGGTTCCTGTCGCAATACACAGCCTACAAGAAGGCTCCGGAGATCACGAGACGGCGCATTTATCTGGAAACCATGGAAGAGATTTACCCGAAGATGAACAAATTTGTCCTGGGTGGAAAACAGGGAGGCGTTCTGCCCATTCTGCCGCTGGGCAAAAATTTGCAGGAAGCCATCAGTGGCCGCCAGTAA
- the trkA gene encoding Trk system potassium transporter TrkA, whose protein sequence is MKILIVGAGIVGFNLAQELSHEGHDISIIDENSERIKSISEKLDVLAIHGNGCIPSTLVKAQIRGADMVISVTDKDEINLMVCFLGQKFGIPKRFARLRNVELTGASKVFSPQELFVDYAINPGEIVVDSLLKIIKTPSSINVAEFAGGQILLRGFEIAEDAPLVGKTIKEIRSVAEMNSFMVVALVRDGNLHVPKFEDAVQAGDKAYIVIDNEFLPLALPMFNKKVEEIHKVIMYGANAISINLARELHKFVHDISIIEPNHEQASTAADTLENTVILHGNGTDPHLFNDINMKDADLFLALSDNDEMNILSALLAKKHGAKRAAVITNDPDYMPILDSIGMDISINPRLITVSAILKHLRKGEVLNVHKLADGEAEVMEILVHPKSGAVGKRINQLRMPTEAIIGAIVRKGEMIVPAGATEIEGEDTLILATLPQCLEKVEKIFSQKTGFFS, encoded by the coding sequence ATGAAAATACTGATCGTCGGCGCCGGCATCGTTGGATTCAATCTCGCCCAGGAACTGTCCCATGAGGGACACGATATCTCCATCATCGACGAAAACTCCGAGCGCATCAAAAGCATCTCCGAAAAACTCGACGTGCTCGCCATCCACGGCAACGGCTGCATTCCCAGCACCCTCGTCAAGGCGCAGATCCGCGGCGCCGACATGGTGATCTCCGTCACCGATAAGGACGAGATCAACCTGATGGTCTGCTTCCTCGGCCAGAAGTTTGGCATCCCAAAACGCTTCGCGCGCCTGCGCAATGTGGAACTCACCGGCGCCAGCAAGGTGTTCAGTCCGCAGGAGCTGTTCGTCGATTACGCCATCAACCCCGGCGAGATCGTCGTCGATTCCCTGCTCAAAATCATAAAAACCCCGAGCTCCATCAACGTCGCCGAATTCGCCGGCGGGCAGATTCTGTTGCGTGGTTTCGAGATTGCGGAAGACGCGCCGCTGGTCGGCAAGACCATCAAGGAAATCCGCAGCGTGGCGGAGATGAATTCCTTCATGGTGGTGGCGCTGGTGCGCGACGGCAATCTGCACGTGCCCAAGTTCGAGGACGCCGTGCAGGCGGGCGACAAGGCGTACATCGTCATCGACAACGAATTCCTGCCGCTGGCTCTGCCCATGTTCAACAAGAAGGTCGAGGAGATCCACAAGGTCATCATGTACGGGGCCAACGCCATCTCCATCAACCTCGCCCGCGAGTTGCACAAGTTCGTCCACGACATTTCCATCATCGAGCCCAATCACGAACAGGCCAGCACCGCCGCCGACACGCTGGAGAACACCGTCATCCTGCACGGCAACGGCACCGACCCGCACCTGTTCAACGACATCAACATGAAAGACGCGGACCTGTTCCTCGCCCTGTCGGACAACGACGAGATGAACATCCTGTCCGCCCTCCTGGCGAAAAAACACGGGGCCAAGCGCGCCGCCGTCATCACCAACGATCCGGACTACATGCCGATTCTCGATTCCATCGGTATGGATATCAGCATCAACCCGCGCCTCATCACCGTCTCCGCCATCCTCAAGCACCTGCGCAAGGGCGAAGTGCTGAACGTGCACAAGCTGGCGGACGGCGAAGCCGAAGTCATGGAGATCCTGGTCCATCCCAAATCCGGCGCCGTCGGCAAACGCATCAACCAACTGCGCATGCCGACGGAGGCCATCATCGGCGCCATCGTGCGTAAAGGGGAAATGATCGTGCCCGCGGGCGCAACCGAGATCGAAGGCGAAGATACGCTGATCCTCGCCACCTTGCCGCAATGCCTGGAAAAAGTTGAAAAAATATTCAGCCAAAAAACGGGATTCTTTTCCTGA
- the hflC gene encoding protease modulator HflC — translation MKQVSVVALVVLLLVLYSSTFTVKMTENAVVLQLQEYKKTITEPGLYFKIPLIQSVTFFTKQLLVNDDEPYEVITKDKKTLLIDNYSMWRITDSLKFLQTVRTERGGAARLDDLIKSELRVELGTHDLVDAIVNTREQIMKKVAEEVDKKAADYGIQVIDVRIKRADLPPEIANSIFNRMRTERERIAKEYRSEGKEEATKIRAETDKEKTILMADAYEKEQTIRGQGENESIRIYAEAYSRDPDFYAFMRSMEAYRNSLKTDTTVVMDEKSDFLEFLNKIR, via the coding sequence ATGAAACAGGTCAGTGTCGTTGCACTCGTCGTTTTGCTCCTCGTTCTTTACAGCTCCACCTTCACCGTAAAGATGACGGAAAACGCCGTGGTCCTGCAACTCCAGGAATACAAAAAAACCATCACCGAACCGGGACTGTATTTCAAGATTCCCCTCATCCAGTCGGTGACGTTTTTCACCAAACAGCTGCTGGTCAACGACGACGAGCCTTATGAAGTCATCACCAAGGACAAGAAGACCCTGCTGATCGACAACTATTCCATGTGGCGCATCACCGACTCGCTCAAGTTCCTGCAAACGGTACGCACGGAGCGTGGCGGCGCCGCCCGTCTGGACGACCTCATCAAGTCGGAGTTGCGGGTCGAACTGGGTACGCACGACCTGGTGGACGCCATCGTCAACACCCGCGAGCAGATCATGAAAAAGGTGGCGGAGGAAGTCGATAAAAAAGCCGCGGATTACGGCATCCAGGTGATCGACGTGCGCATCAAGCGCGCCGACCTGCCGCCGGAGATCGCCAACTCCATCTTCAACCGCATGCGCACGGAACGCGAACGCATCGCCAAGGAATACCGTTCTGAAGGCAAGGAGGAAGCCACCAAGATCCGCGCCGAAACCGACAAGGAAAAAACCATTCTGATGGCGGACGCCTACGAAAAGGAACAGACCATCCGGGGTCAGGGCGAAAATGAATCGATCCGCATTTATGCTGAGGCCTACAGCCGGGACCCCGACTTCTACGCCTTCATGCGTTCGATGGAGGCCTACAGGAATTCCCTGAAAACGGACACCACGGTAGTGATGGACGAGAAATCCGATTTCCTGGAATTTCTCAACAAAATCCGCTAG
- a CDS encoding SulP family inorganic anion transporter, which translates to MSFSGFEIKREDFLSSMVVFLVAIPLSLGIGIVSGVSAESALIAAIVGGIVVGLLSGSPLMVSGPAAGLTVLVYQAVQDHGILALAAIIVFCGLFQIILGAFKLGSLFAKVPKSILHGMLSAIGFIILVGQLHVLAGERISGKPFEVMLKLWPTFEDAITHATYIVEPVLALGLLAIAILVFWPRLVPKLSWIPGALPAVVIATLLSFNLEMDRLSISDLIPTAKESFSHFFSFEWMDKGWVLLATGLAFALVASAESLLTARAADILVRDRDGESNRADSDLNREMMAQGMGNTVSGVLGGLPVTGVIARTSANINSGAKTRWSTVMHGSFILFFALAWPELLGHIPLTALAAILVVTGFRLLNVRGLVKTFKAGFADGLTWLVTFGAIVSIDLLNGLLIGLGFALAVHLFVRNPIETKKKMKRQLKKVSDGD; encoded by the coding sequence ATGAGTTTTTCTGGGTTTGAAATAAAGAGAGAGGACTTTTTATCCAGCATGGTGGTGTTCCTGGTGGCGATCCCGCTGTCTCTCGGCATCGGCATCGTCTCCGGGGTGAGTGCGGAAAGCGCGCTCATCGCCGCCATCGTGGGCGGCATCGTGGTCGGTCTGCTCTCGGGCTCTCCGTTGATGGTATCCGGCCCGGCAGCAGGTCTCACGGTGCTGGTGTATCAGGCGGTGCAGGACCATGGCATTCTAGCCCTCGCCGCCATCATTGTTTTCTGCGGTTTGTTTCAGATCATTTTGGGAGCGTTTAAGCTGGGCAGTTTGTTTGCCAAGGTGCCGAAAAGCATCCTGCACGGCATGCTGTCGGCGATCGGTTTCATCATCCTGGTCGGACAGTTGCACGTGCTTGCCGGGGAGCGCATTTCCGGCAAGCCGTTCGAAGTGATGCTGAAGTTATGGCCGACGTTTGAGGACGCCATCACGCACGCAACCTATATTGTGGAGCCGGTGCTGGCACTCGGCCTGTTGGCCATCGCCATCCTCGTTTTCTGGCCACGGCTGGTTCCGAAACTGTCTTGGATTCCCGGCGCCCTGCCCGCGGTGGTCATTGCCACGCTCCTCAGCTTCAACCTGGAAATGGACCGTCTCTCCATCAGCGATCTCATTCCCACAGCGAAAGAAAGCTTCAGCCACTTCTTCTCGTTCGAGTGGATGGACAAGGGGTGGGTTCTATTGGCGACAGGTTTGGCCTTCGCTTTGGTGGCCAGCGCCGAATCCCTGCTCACCGCGCGCGCCGCGGACATTCTGGTGAGGGACCGTGACGGCGAATCCAACCGCGCGGACAGCGACCTGAACCGCGAGATGATGGCGCAGGGCATGGGCAACACGGTCTCCGGTGTTTTGGGGGGACTGCCGGTGACGGGCGTCATCGCGCGCACCTCGGCCAACATCAACTCCGGAGCGAAGACGCGCTGGTCCACCGTGATGCACGGCAGTTTCATCCTGTTTTTCGCACTGGCCTGGCCGGAGTTGTTGGGCCACATTCCGCTCACTGCGCTGGCCGCGATCCTTGTGGTGACCGGGTTCAGACTGCTCAACGTGCGGGGATTGGTGAAGACGTTCAAAGCGGGTTTTGCCGATGGTTTGACCTGGCTGGTCACGTTCGGCGCTATCGTCAGCATCGATCTGTTGAACGGCCTTTTGATAGGCCTGGGCTTTGCGCTGGCGGTTCATCTGTTCGTGCGGAACCCGATTGAGACGAAGAAAAAAATGAAACGGCAGTTGAAGAAGGTTTCCGACGGGGACTGA